In a single window of the Gossypium hirsutum isolate 1008001.06 chromosome A13, Gossypium_hirsutum_v2.1, whole genome shotgun sequence genome:
- the LOC107895073 gene encoding uncharacterized protein, which yields MTNGLVLSLLVVSSLAMAAAVGSDDVILKEGHRVIVVEYDQDGKHKTKVSISSPSLHLQTDQGEYFGKETMKDAASALPNVGHGISQGKSGSGRHSPGELICDAFGKCTQRVATALGKTKDKVSDTAHEANKLKQTASGTAHEAKEKVKDKAWETAQEVREKVSETAHETRDKVADTKGAIGDALGKAKGAVLQKGQDVKERAKESIDKAKEAVTTAKDTAKTMGADIVTNTSEQVENVQEKAMEEAGRAANKVKTSANKFLDGLKYMTSMEALNTVMGIANLLGLATAYGMSVWVTFISSYILAGQLPRLQFGVVQSKIYPVYFRAMAYSIGMALLGHLLWHRKRSISSPPEVFQAINLLSTLFMVLVNGLYLEPKATKVMFERMKMEKEEGRGRHDFVAEGSRVTESPSVADPVAKNSRKGPSTAPAPAPAPAPAPAPAVAPTSSEQEVIKRTMRRLNERLKKLNTNSSMLNILTLMALTWHLVYLGQRLTLNC from the exons ATGACGAACGGTTTGGTTTTGAGTCTTCTTGTAGTTAGTTCACTGGCGATGGCTGCTGCCGTTGGAAGTGACGATGTTATATTGAAAGAAGGCCATAGGGTCATAGTTGTTGAATATGACCAAGATGGCAAACATAAAACCAAAGTCTCAATCTCATCCCCGTCGCTGCACCTGCAAACAGACCAAGGGGAATATTTTGGCAAGGAAACTATGAAAGATGCCGCATCTGCGCTTCCCAACGTTGGCCATGGCATTTCACAAGGAAAATCTGGCTCCGGACGACATTCACCTGGGGAACTTATCTGCGATGCTTTCGGGAAATGTACTCAGAGGGTCGCCACTGCCCTTGGTAAAACCAAAGATAAGGTCTCAGACACCGCACATGAAGCTAACAAGCTTAAACAAACAGCTTCAGGGACCGCACATGAAGCCAAAGAGAAGGTTAAAGACAAGGCGTGGGAAACCGCGCAGGAGGTTAGAGAGAAGGTTTCAGAGACTGCACACGAAACCAGAGACAAGGTCGCAGATACAAAGGGAGCTATCGGCGATGCTTTAGGCAAAGCAAAAGGGGCAGTTTTGCAAAAGGGCCAAGATGTTAAAGAAAGGGCTAAAGAGTCCATTGATAAGGCCAAGGAGGCGGTGACAACAGCGAAAGACACGGCCAAGACGATGGGGGCTGATATAGTGACAAATACATCAGAGCAAGTGGAGAACGTTCAGGAAAAGGCCATGGAAGAAGCAGGCCGAGCTGCGAACAAGGTTAAAACTAGTGCAAACAAGTTTCTTGATGGTTTGAAGTACATGACTTCAATGGAGGCATTGAATACAGTGATGGGTATAGCGAACTTACTTGGATTAGCTACAGCATATGGGATGAGTGTGTGGGTTACGTTCATTTCCAGCTATATCCTGGCAGGACAGCTACCAAGACTGCAGTTTGGGGTGGTGCAGAGCAAGATATACCCTGTTTACTTCAGGGCAATGGCTTATAGCATAGGGATGGCTTTGTTGGGGCACTTATTGTGGCACAGGAAAAGATCGATCTCGAGCCCGCCAGAGGTGTTTCAAGCTATTAATCTTTTGTCAACCCTTTTCATGGTTTTGGTCAATGGACTGTATTTGGAGCCTAAAGCCACAAAG GTGATGTTTGAGAGGATGAAAATGGAGAAGGAAGAAGGGAGAGGAAGACATGACTTTGTGGCGGAGGGAAGCAGGGTCACTGAGTCACCAAGTGTTGCAGATCCAGTAGCTAAAAATAGCAGGAAAGGCCCCTCAACGGCACCGGCACCGGCACCAGCACCGGCACCAGCACCAGCACCGGCAGTAGCACCCACTAGTTCAGAACAGGAAGTGATAAAGCGCACAATGCGTAGGCTGAATGAGAGGCTGAAGAAGCTAAATACAAACTCATCAATGCTTAATATTCTCACTTTAATGGCTCTCACCTGGCATCTTGTTTACCTCGGCCAACGCCTAACCTTAAACTGTTGA